Proteins encoded by one window of Blautia faecicola:
- the leuS gene encoding leucine--tRNA ligase: MTVPYNHRAVEKKWHDIWEEHPVNVDDGKKPKYYCLDMFPYPSGNGLHVGHWRGYVISDVWSRYKLLNGYYIIHPMGWDAFGLPAENYAIKMGVHPAKSTADNVANIKRQINEIAALYDWDREVNTTDPEFYKWTQWIFVKMFKEGLAYEKEFPINWCPSCKTGLANEEVVNGKCERCGSEVTKKNLRQWMLRITKYADRLLNDLDKLDWPEKVKKMQSDWIGKSYGAEVEFPVEGKDEKITVYTTRPDTLHGATFMVLAPEHAMAKELATDETREAVEQYIYDASMKSNVDRLQDKEKTGVFTGSYAINPLNGAKVPIWLSDYVLADYGTGAIMCVPAHDDRDFEFATKFNIPIIQVIAKDGKEIENMTEAYTEASGTMINSGDWNGMESSVLKKEAPMMIEKMGIGRKTVNFKLRDWVFSRQRYWGEPIPIVHCPKCGNVPVPEEELPLRLPDVESYEPTGTGESPLAAIDEWVNCKCPACGGPAKRETNTMPQWAGSSWYFLRYVDNKNDKELVSKEKADKYLPVDMYIGGVEHAVLHLLYSRFYTKFLYDIGAIDFDEPFHKLFNQGMITGKNGIKMSKSKGNVVSPDDLVRDYGCDSLRIYELFVGPPELDAEWDDRGIDGVYRFLNRFWKLVQDSAEANVAETKEMVKLRHCLIHDITERLESFSLNTVVSKFMEYNNKMIDMAKKTGGIDKETLSAYVILLSPFAPHIAEELWQVLGHDTSVFAAKWPEHDEDAMKDDEVEVPVQINGKTRAVISIPVDISKEDAIAKGKEAVADKLTGTIVKEIYVPKKIINIVQK, from the coding sequence ATGACAGTACCTTATAATCATAGGGCAGTAGAAAAAAAATGGCATGATATCTGGGAAGAACACCCGGTGAATGTGGATGATGGCAAAAAGCCAAAATATTATTGTCTGGACATGTTTCCATATCCGTCAGGAAATGGTCTTCATGTCGGACACTGGAGAGGATATGTAATTTCTGATGTATGGAGCCGCTACAAATTATTGAACGGTTACTATATCATTCACCCGATGGGATGGGATGCTTTCGGTCTGCCGGCTGAAAACTATGCGATCAAAATGGGTGTACATCCTGCAAAATCAACCGCAGACAATGTAGCAAATATCAAACGTCAGATCAACGAGATCGCAGCTCTGTATGACTGGGATCGCGAAGTAAACACCACAGATCCTGAGTTCTACAAATGGACCCAGTGGATCTTTGTAAAGATGTTTAAAGAAGGTCTGGCTTACGAAAAAGAATTCCCGATCAACTGGTGTCCATCCTGTAAAACAGGTCTGGCAAATGAAGAAGTTGTCAACGGAAAATGTGAACGTTGTGGTTCTGAAGTAACTAAGAAAAATCTGCGTCAGTGGATGCTGCGTATTACAAAATATGCAGACCGTCTGTTGAATGATCTGGACAAACTGGACTGGCCGGAAAAAGTTAAAAAGATGCAGAGTGACTGGATCGGTAAATCCTATGGTGCAGAAGTTGAATTCCCGGTTGAAGGAAAAGACGAGAAGATCACTGTATACACCACCCGCCCGGATACCCTTCACGGTGCAACTTTCATGGTACTGGCTCCGGAGCATGCCATGGCAAAAGAACTGGCTACCGATGAGACAAGAGAAGCTGTGGAACAATATATCTACGATGCATCCATGAAGTCTAACGTGGATCGTCTGCAGGACAAAGAAAAGACTGGTGTATTTACCGGATCTTATGCAATCAACCCGTTAAATGGTGCCAAAGTACCGATCTGGCTGTCTGACTATGTATTAGCTGATTACGGTACTGGAGCAATCATGTGTGTACCTGCCCATGATGACCGTGACTTTGAATTTGCAACCAAGTTCAATATTCCGATCATTCAGGTTATCGCAAAAGATGGAAAAGAGATTGAAAATATGACAGAAGCATATACAGAGGCTTCTGGAACTATGATCAACTCCGGTGACTGGAACGGTATGGAATCTTCTGTACTGAAGAAAGAAGCTCCGATGATGATCGAAAAGATGGGTATTGGACGTAAAACCGTAAACTTCAAACTGCGTGACTGGGTATTCTCCCGTCAGCGTTACTGGGGCGAGCCGATCCCAATCGTTCACTGCCCGAAATGTGGAAACGTTCCGGTACCGGAAGAAGAACTTCCGCTTCGTCTGCCGGATGTAGAATCTTACGAACCGACAGGAACCGGTGAATCACCACTGGCTGCTATCGACGAATGGGTTAACTGCAAGTGCCCGGCCTGCGGCGGACCTGCAAAACGCGAGACCAACACTATGCCGCAGTGGGCAGGTTCTTCCTGGTACTTCCTGCGTTATGTAGATAACAAAAATGATAAAGAACTGGTTTCCAAAGAAAAAGCTGACAAATATCTGCCGGTAGATATGTACATCGGTGGTGTGGAACATGCGGTACTGCATCTGCTGTATTCCCGTTTCTATACCAAGTTCCTGTATGATATCGGAGCTATTGACTTTGATGAACCATTCCATAAACTGTTCAACCAGGGTATGATCACCGGTAAGAACGGTATCAAGATGAGTAAATCGAAAGGAAACGTTGTTTCTCCTGACGATCTGGTAAGAGATTACGGATGTGACTCTCTGCGTATCTATGAGCTGTTCGTAGGACCGCCGGAACTGGATGCAGAGTGGGATGACAGAGGAATCGACGGTGTATACCGTTTCCTGAATCGTTTCTGGAAACTGGTACAGGACAGCGCAGAAGCAAATGTTGCAGAAACTAAAGAGATGGTAAAACTGCGTCACTGCCTGATTCACGATATCACAGAACGTCTCGAAAGCTTCAGCCTGAATACCGTTGTTTCCAAATTCATGGAATATAACAACAAGATGATTGACATGGCTAAGAAGACCGGTGGTATCGACAAAGAAACACTGTCTGCCTATGTAATTCTGCTTTCTCCGTTCGCTCCGCACATTGCAGAAGAACTGTGGCAGGTTCTGGGTCATGACACATCCGTATTTGCAGCAAAATGGCCGGAACATGATGAAGACGCTATGAAAGATGACGAAGTAGAGGTACCGGTACAGATCAACGGAAAAACCCGTGCAGTCATCAGTATCCCGGTTGACATTTCCAAAGAAGATGCAATCGCAAAAGGAAAAGAAGCCGTTGCTGACAAACTGACAGGTACAATCGTAAAAGAGATCTATGTACCGAAGAAAATCATCAACATTGTTCAGAAATAA
- a CDS encoding sugar O-acetyltransferase yields the protein MTEQERMKQGYVWQDDDENMSLQAHTKALVREFNSMPPEDMEGREALLHDIFGKVGKNVWITPPLTAAVGKYVSIGDGTYSNMNLTLIDDWKITIGKNVLIGPNVTLCTTGHPIDPEHRGDGMYSFPITIGDNVWLGANVVVLPDVTIGENSVIGAGSIVTKDIPANCIAFGSPCKVYREINEHDKEYYFKNHRFDEQP from the coding sequence ATGACTGAGCAGGAGAGAATGAAACAGGGGTATGTATGGCAGGATGATGATGAAAATATGAGTCTGCAGGCTCACACAAAAGCACTGGTAAGAGAATTCAACAGTATGCCACCGGAAGATATGGAAGGAAGAGAAGCACTTCTTCACGATATTTTCGGAAAAGTAGGAAAAAATGTATGGATCACTCCACCGCTTACAGCAGCTGTTGGAAAATATGTATCCATCGGAGACGGCACCTATTCTAATATGAATCTGACACTGATCGATGACTGGAAGATCACCATCGGAAAAAATGTGTTGATCGGACCGAATGTAACCTTGTGTACCACCGGACATCCCATTGATCCGGAACACCGGGGAGACGGAATGTATTCATTCCCAATCACCATTGGTGATAATGTATGGCTGGGAGCCAATGTTGTCGTTCTTCCGGATGTAACTATCGGAGAAAATTCCGTGATCGGTGCCGGTTCTATCGTAACCAAAGACATTCCGGCAAACTGTATTGCTTTTGGAAGTCCATGCAAGGTATATCGTGAGATCAATGAGCACGATAAAGAATACTATTTTAAAAACCATCGTTTTGATGAGCAGCCATAA
- a CDS encoding helix-turn-helix transcriptional regulator, giving the protein MISDISIQFCEYNRSNPDADRIYRPQGSGDYLFLLLKTPMKVYQANGILITGENACILYTPGQMQHYQAVQKFRNSYLHFVAQENLAEYFHLPQNQIFYPQNPEEIEEIIRKLQQEYITRGSHTEAMQSALICQLLVTAARGLEKGQRHNPEEEGLYRDFQALRMEMLRHYEKHWTTEQLCNQINLEKSQFYAYYRQFFHSTPHNDLLQVRLDKAKNLLTNEALPIQQVALSCGFRNMSHFSRYFKQQCGCSPKDWISSVSPQ; this is encoded by the coding sequence ATGATTTCAGATATTTCCATACAGTTTTGCGAATACAACCGCTCCAACCCAGATGCTGACCGGATCTACCGTCCACAGGGGAGCGGCGATTATTTGTTTTTATTGCTGAAAACTCCGATGAAAGTTTATCAGGCGAATGGTATACTGATTACCGGAGAAAATGCCTGCATCCTGTACACACCAGGACAGATGCAGCACTATCAGGCAGTACAGAAGTTCCGGAACAGTTATCTTCATTTTGTTGCACAGGAGAATCTTGCAGAATATTTTCATCTTCCGCAAAACCAGATATTTTATCCGCAAAATCCGGAAGAAATAGAAGAAATCATCCGCAAGCTGCAGCAGGAATACATCACCCGCGGTTCTCATACGGAAGCAATGCAGAGTGCACTGATCTGCCAGCTTCTGGTCACGGCAGCCCGTGGACTTGAAAAAGGGCAGCGACATAACCCAGAAGAAGAAGGGTTGTACCGGGATTTTCAGGCACTTCGCATGGAGATGCTCCGCCATTATGAAAAACACTGGACAACCGAACAACTCTGCAATCAGATAAACCTGGAAAAAAGTCAGTTCTACGCTTATTACCGGCAGTTTTTTCACAGTACCCCACACAACGACCTGCTACAGGTCCGTCTTGACAAGGCCAAAAATCTACTGACAAATGAAGCGCTGCCGATCCAACAAGTGGCTCTTTCCTGCGGATTTCGAAACATGTCTCATTTCAGCCGATATTTTAAACAGCAGTGCGGTTGTTCGCCAAAAGACTGGATCTCCAGCGTTTCTCCTCAATGA
- the arfA gene encoding arabinosylfuranosidase ArfA produces the protein MKKAEIIVDKYFLTGAVDKRIFGSFIEHLGRAVYEGIYQEGNPNSDAQGFRKDTLDLVKELQVPIVRYPGGNFVSGFRWEDSVGPKDKRPSRPELAWGVIETNQFGLNEFADWSKKAGSDIMMAVNLGTRGPEDAKNLLEYCNFKGGTYYSDLRKEHGYKDPHDIKVWCLGNEMDGPWQMGHKTATEYGRIAAETSRLMKFMDPTIETVACGSSNLDMPTFGSWEYTVLDEAYDEVDYMSLHQYYGNRDDDTPDFLASSKGMDDFISGVVSICDAVKAKKHGKKNINLSFDEWNVWYHSNEADEKLEKWIQAPHQLEDIYNFEDALLVGSMLITLLRHADRVKIACLAQLVNVIAPIMTSDTGAWRQTIFYPYFHASVYGRGTVLNTQVHTPVYESKTYGEAPYLDSVCIWNEEEDTLTIFAVNKSLEEDMEVSCDLRQFEGYKVAEHIVLTNDDLKAVNTEAAPNTVAPTLSSATKLENGKLQTVFGKHSWNVIRLSK, from the coding sequence ATGAAAAAAGCTGAAATTATTGTAGACAAATATTTTCTCACCGGCGCGGTAGACAAAAGAATCTTCGGTTCTTTTATTGAACATCTGGGAAGAGCCGTGTACGAAGGAATCTATCAGGAAGGCAACCCGAACTCCGATGCACAGGGATTTCGGAAAGATACCCTGGATCTGGTCAAAGAACTGCAAGTTCCGATCGTTCGTTATCCGGGCGGTAACTTTGTATCCGGTTTCCGCTGGGAAGACAGCGTAGGACCAAAAGACAAACGTCCATCCAGACCGGAGCTTGCCTGGGGTGTGATCGAAACCAATCAGTTCGGATTAAATGAATTCGCCGACTGGTCAAAAAAAGCAGGAAGTGACATCATGATGGCTGTCAATCTGGGAACCCGCGGACCGGAAGATGCCAAGAATCTTCTGGAATACTGTAATTTCAAAGGCGGCACTTACTACAGTGATCTGCGAAAAGAACACGGTTACAAAGATCCGCACGATATCAAAGTATGGTGTCTGGGAAATGAAATGGATGGTCCGTGGCAGATGGGCCATAAAACGGCTACAGAATACGGAAGAATCGCAGCTGAGACTTCCCGTCTGATGAAATTCATGGATCCTACGATCGAGACCGTAGCCTGCGGAAGCTCCAATCTGGATATGCCAACCTTCGGTTCCTGGGAATACACCGTTCTGGATGAGGCTTATGATGAGGTTGATTATATGTCCCTGCATCAGTACTATGGAAACCGTGATGACGATACCCCTGATTTTCTGGCAAGTTCCAAAGGAATGGATGATTTTATCTCAGGTGTCGTAAGTATCTGCGATGCTGTCAAAGCAAAGAAACACGGCAAAAAGAATATTAACCTGTCCTTCGATGAGTGGAATGTCTGGTATCACAGCAACGAAGCAGATGAAAAACTGGAAAAATGGATCCAGGCACCCCATCAGCTGGAAGATATCTACAATTTTGAAGATGCCCTGTTAGTCGGAAGTATGCTGATTACACTTCTTCGCCATGCAGACCGTGTAAAAATTGCCTGCCTGGCACAGCTGGTCAATGTTATCGCACCGATCATGACTTCTGACACCGGTGCATGGAGACAGACTATTTTCTATCCATATTTCCACGCAAGTGTATACGGAAGAGGTACTGTTCTGAACACCCAGGTACACACCCCGGTATATGAAAGCAAAACTTACGGAGAAGCTCCGTATCTGGATTCTGTATGTATCTGGAATGAGGAAGAAGATACTCTGACAATCTTTGCTGTGAATAAGAGCCTGGAAGAAGATATGGAAGTCAGCTGTGACCTGAGACAGTTTGAAGGTTACAAAGTAGCTGAACATATCGTTCTGACCAACGATGATCTGAAAGCGGTTAATACAGAAGCCGCTCCGAACACAGTAGCTCCGACACTCTCTTCTGCTACCAAACTGGAAAATGGCAAATTACAGACCGTCTTTGGGAAACACAGCTGGAATGTAATTCGACTGAGTAAATAA
- a CDS encoding YitT family protein, with protein sequence MENKMKTTNQQPTTVRTSPRWKQPLISTGCVLFASLLMSVNIKSFVRAGNLIPGGFTGLSLLLQRTAETFFGIVLPYSVINIALNAIPAVIGFRMIGKKFTSYTVLMIVLNSFLVDLIPVTPITYDPLLVSVFGGILNGTAISIALFGKASSGGTDFIAVYLSSRLHKPSWNFVFGINVVILTTAGFLFGFEAAMYSIIFQFVSTQTINTLHRKDQKATMFIVTRHGAMLEQKIMECTRHGITHLAVQGCYLKEDKDMLYTVLGEDEVKEVTALVRSLDPEAFINIIKSEGIAGRFYEEPLE encoded by the coding sequence ATGGAGAACAAAATGAAAACTACAAATCAACAACCGACAACTGTACGAACATCCCCAAGATGGAAGCAGCCACTGATATCGACAGGCTGCGTACTTTTCGCATCGTTACTGATGTCTGTCAATATCAAATCTTTCGTCCGGGCGGGGAATCTGATTCCGGGGGGATTTACCGGTTTATCGCTTTTGTTACAGCGTACGGCGGAGACATTTTTCGGGATTGTATTGCCGTATTCGGTGATCAATATTGCGTTGAATGCGATACCGGCGGTGATCGGTTTTCGGATGATCGGAAAGAAGTTTACCTCATATACGGTATTGATGATCGTACTGAACTCTTTTCTGGTCGATCTGATCCCGGTAACGCCGATTACATATGATCCGCTTCTGGTGTCTGTGTTTGGCGGGATTCTGAACGGAACAGCAATCTCGATTGCCCTGTTTGGAAAAGCTTCCAGCGGTGGAACGGATTTTATTGCGGTTTATCTTTCCTCCAGATTGCATAAACCGTCCTGGAATTTTGTTTTTGGTATCAATGTGGTGATACTTACGACCGCAGGTTTTCTGTTTGGATTTGAAGCTGCGATGTATTCCATCATTTTCCAGTTCGTTTCCACACAGACGATCAACACACTTCACAGAAAAGATCAAAAAGCAACCATGTTCATCGTCACTCGTCACGGAGCGATGCTGGAGCAGAAGATTATGGAATGTACCAGGCATGGAATCACACATCTTGCCGTTCAGGGCTGCTATCTGAAAGAGGACAAAGACATGCTGTACACAGTACTGGGAGAAGATGAGGTGAAAGAAGTGACTGCACTGGTTCGCAGCCTGGATCCGGAAGCATTTATCAACATTATCAAATCCGAGGGAATCGCGGGAAGATTTTATGAGGAACCGTTAGAATAA
- a CDS encoding ATP-binding protein, whose translation MNQFYCRENELRKLNKRYEDDKFECIVIYGRRRVGKTALINEFCKDKPTIFFSALNTTGKENLEALSKSIMSYERTDMESAPEFRSYDAALDELTVLSKEKRIVFVIDEYPYLAKAKPAISAMLQHIIDHKWTESKMYLILCGSSMSFMESQVLGKESPLYGRRTGQFKIEPLDYKETAVFHPNLSVEDNSLIYGITGGVPHYINKLDVKDSVDEALLDNFFDRSSYLYEEPGNLLKQELREPAIYNAIIKAIAEGASRMNDIKLKVGEENSVVSKYLKTLINLGIARKETPITEKPGKKTIYLLADNFFRFWYRFVPVNISAIDSGRITKIYPHAVKQYFSDYMGLIFEKMCQDYLLYYSDNLPIELSEIGQWWGTDPKKKKQIQIDIIGTPVDGNDYIIGSCKYRNEKIGMDELDLIRDYASAFGKGNNYHYYIFSKGGFTDGLLQAQERGEVHLVMLKDLYK comes from the coding sequence ATGAATCAATTTTATTGTCGTGAGAATGAACTTCGGAAGCTGAATAAGCGGTATGAGGACGATAAGTTCGAGTGCATTGTCATTTATGGCAGACGTCGTGTTGGAAAAACGGCATTGATTAATGAGTTCTGTAAGGACAAGCCCACTATTTTCTTTTCAGCTTTGAATACGACAGGAAAGGAAAACCTAGAGGCTCTCTCAAAGTCAATTATGAGCTACGAGCGGACGGATATGGAGTCTGCCCCCGAGTTCAGGTCTTACGATGCTGCCTTGGATGAGTTGACAGTACTTTCAAAAGAGAAACGAATCGTCTTTGTCATTGATGAGTATCCGTATCTTGCCAAAGCGAAGCCCGCCATTTCAGCAATGCTTCAACATATCATCGACCACAAATGGACAGAATCCAAGATGTATCTGATCCTTTGTGGCTCGTCTATGAGTTTTATGGAGAGTCAGGTGCTTGGAAAGGAAAGTCCACTGTATGGAAGGCGTACCGGGCAGTTCAAGATTGAACCACTGGACTATAAGGAAACAGCTGTGTTTCACCCGAATCTGTCCGTAGAAGACAATTCTCTGATTTATGGAATCACAGGCGGAGTTCCTCATTATATTAATAAATTGGATGTGAAAGATAGTGTGGATGAGGCTCTGCTGGATAATTTTTTTGACCGTTCCAGTTATCTGTATGAGGAGCCGGGAAATCTGTTGAAACAGGAACTGCGTGAGCCAGCCATCTATAATGCAATTATAAAAGCAATTGCGGAGGGGGCTTCCCGAATGAACGATATCAAGTTGAAGGTTGGTGAGGAAAATTCAGTTGTATCGAAATATCTAAAAACACTGATCAACCTTGGTATTGCCAGGAAAGAAACACCAATCACAGAAAAACCAGGTAAGAAAACCATCTATCTACTGGCTGATAATTTCTTCCGGTTTTGGTATCGTTTTGTACCTGTCAATATAAGTGCCATTGACTCTGGTAGAATTACAAAAATCTATCCCCACGCGGTAAAACAATATTTTTCTGATTATATGGGGTTGATTTTTGAGAAGATGTGTCAGGACTATCTGCTTTACTATTCAGATAACCTTCCGATTGAGCTAAGTGAAATCGGTCAATGGTGGGGGACAGACCCGAAAAAGAAAAAGCAGATACAGATTGATATTATCGGAACGCCTGTAGATGGTAATGACTATATTATCGGTTCGTGTAAGTACAGAAATGAGAAAATTGGTATGGACGAACTTGATTTAATCAGAGATTATGCATCAGCTTTTGGAAAAGGCAACAACTATCACTATTATATCTTTTCCAAAGGTGGATTCACGGATGGACTTCTTCAGGCTCAAGAACGTGGGGAAGTTCATCTGGTAATGTTAAAAGATCTCTACAAATAA
- a CDS encoding metallophosphoesterase, whose translation MSTIRWIQFSDLHFNKTNINTRLLRDSIKSFLREKRIKCDYAFFAGDLRNAPDKYFLPNSVQYLRELCAAVEVSPECFFMVPGNHDIDRNIEQRDQAVKRILNNNGVEKGYYDIEEGKIQKTDLQDIKIGQTEFFKIVEEFYKDVPSRAEKYRELGHFLIKTEDFNIIHLDSTITYTKGQEESLVIGTDLLYDILEKVNPQKYTIILSHFPFDSLKPEEKNEVCRILEQFGVQLWMSGHLHDALVQMHRKAFHELQCGSLLTDGGTPNVLIGQLDTETGCGEIRAYIWQKNAGWILNEYLDRMSETDKSVYEFELRPTEVMKLSGKFHKKQEIDPETMRLIGSVVDRIEQTYEDRYTIIKDCTYGEITYPVVVKAWTPGDMDKIYAIEIIDRNTYNLEKMRKWIDKLSVSFRNYTKILDKKNVVAELYLISKDVCSNEQKERYSKDFYDICERIYRNHCFQVNIVEKGILENRKSGLQKDRVFISSISVVPVEKEMLYTMDIGIVAKVKASKPMLLGEYDSVQEINAQINEYYQNVWTEWQQDISGHKEDPFILKRIAAQQEKEQISEGTLTDNLCYEITHNDAGLFSVIFDRYLYLGGVHGTPLRKCIVADLNTGVLLSLHEVLPMSFIELMTIIRERLYTEYSQDYNDVLEECYQNISNLYHQVDEFKFYIKYSSLYIYFDIYEISGYSMGYMDLYIMDLTDYLRNRYNIEECDIVRKQPLFEKIERETAR comes from the coding sequence ATGAGTACGATACGGTGGATTCAATTTTCAGACTTACATTTTAATAAGACAAATATTAATACAAGATTGTTACGAGATAGTATAAAATCTTTTTTGAGAGAAAAAAGAATTAAATGTGACTATGCATTTTTCGCTGGAGATTTGCGGAATGCTCCGGATAAATATTTCTTACCAAACTCAGTACAATATCTGAGAGAATTGTGTGCGGCAGTCGAAGTATCTCCAGAATGTTTTTTTATGGTTCCTGGAAATCATGATATAGACAGAAATATAGAACAAAGAGATCAGGCGGTCAAAAGAATATTAAATAATAACGGTGTTGAAAAAGGGTATTATGATATAGAAGAGGGAAAAATACAGAAGACAGATCTTCAGGACATAAAAATCGGACAGACAGAATTTTTCAAAATTGTTGAAGAATTTTATAAAGATGTCCCTAGTCGAGCAGAAAAATATCGGGAGCTAGGACATTTTTTGATTAAAACAGAAGATTTTAATATTATACATTTGGATTCAACGATTACTTATACAAAGGGTCAGGAAGAAAGTCTCGTTATCGGTACGGACTTATTATATGACATTCTTGAGAAGGTAAATCCACAAAAGTATACCATTATTTTAAGTCATTTTCCGTTTGATTCTTTAAAACCAGAAGAAAAAAATGAGGTTTGCAGAATTCTTGAACAATTTGGTGTACAATTATGGATGTCAGGGCATTTACATGATGCGTTAGTGCAGATGCATCGAAAGGCATTTCACGAATTACAGTGCGGAAGTTTGTTGACGGATGGTGGAACACCGAATGTATTAATTGGACAACTGGATACAGAGACAGGATGTGGCGAAATACGAGCATATATCTGGCAGAAAAATGCAGGGTGGATATTAAATGAATATTTGGATCGTATGTCTGAGACAGATAAATCGGTTTATGAATTTGAGTTACGCCCAACAGAGGTTATGAAACTTTCTGGAAAGTTTCATAAAAAACAAGAAATTGATCCAGAAACTATGCGACTTATCGGGAGCGTTGTCGACAGAATCGAACAAACATATGAAGATAGATATACTATTATAAAAGATTGCACATATGGGGAAATAACATATCCTGTTGTCGTAAAGGCCTGGACTCCAGGGGATATGGATAAAATTTATGCAATTGAAATAATAGACCGAAATACATATAATCTTGAAAAAATGCGAAAATGGATAGACAAATTATCGGTGTCGTTCAGAAACTATACCAAGATCCTTGATAAGAAAAATGTTGTTGCAGAATTATATTTGATTTCTAAAGATGTTTGCAGCAATGAGCAAAAAGAACGCTATTCAAAAGATTTTTATGATATCTGTGAAAGAATTTATAGAAATCATTGCTTTCAAGTGAATATCGTTGAAAAAGGCATCCTTGAAAATAGAAAAAGTGGACTGCAAAAAGACAGGGTATTTATCAGCAGTATTTCTGTAGTTCCTGTTGAAAAAGAGATGCTTTATACTATGGATATTGGAATTGTTGCAAAAGTAAAAGCTTCAAAACCAATGTTGCTAGGCGAATATGATTCTGTACAAGAGATAAATGCACAAATTAATGAATATTACCAGAATGTGTGGACAGAATGGCAACAGGATATTTCAGGTCATAAAGAAGATCCATTCATACTGAAAAGAATAGCTGCACAACAGGAAAAGGAGCAAATTTCAGAGGGAACCCTGACAGATAATTTATGCTATGAGATAACACATAATGATGCCGGACTCTTCTCTGTAATATTTGATCGTTATTTGTATCTTGGTGGTGTTCATGGTACTCCATTGCGAAAATGTATCGTAGCAGATTTGAACACTGGTGTACTACTCAGTTTGCATGAAGTTTTGCCAATGTCATTTATAGAATTAATGACTATCATAAGAGAAAGATTGTATACAGAATATAGTCAAGACTATAATGATGTTTTAGAAGAATGCTATCAGAATATATCTAATCTATATCATCAAGTTGATGAGTTTAAATTTTATATCAAATACTCATCTTTATATATTTATTTTGATATATACGAAATTTCCGGTTATTCTATGGGTTATATGGATCTTTATATTATGGATTTAACCGATTATTTGAGAAACCGATACAATATCGAAGAATGCGATATTGTCAGAAAACAACCTCTTTTTGAAAAAATAGAAAGAGAAACAGCTCGCTGA
- a CDS encoding FGGY family carbohydrate kinase: protein MVASETCAYAHGILDPTGFDYGKIDASCALQEPDDYLKAMQEIVTHAIKSSGLASEQIKCIGVDFTSCTMLSVDRNGIPLSRQEQWKNHKNAYAKLWKHHGAQRFADRINAVLEEKNLQYSPVFGGRISCELMIPKIMETLAEDPEIYMAADAFVEAGDWVTQMLTHTANRSISMAGYKAWYDNANRYPEANLLASFDPALENVVSDKLAGNICPIGTPVGTLTTEWADILGLCPGLPVAPAIIDSHAGVPGCGVSRPDQAMLVLGTSSVLISLGSEKYSEKGIYGNVRDAIVPGFYALESGLACAGDLLFAECGVYGNL, encoded by the coding sequence ATTGTTGCCAGCGAAACCTGTGCGTATGCACATGGGATTCTTGATCCGACAGGATTTGATTATGGAAAAATCGATGCAAGCTGTGCCCTGCAGGAGCCGGACGATTATCTGAAAGCAATGCAGGAAATTGTTACGCATGCAATAAAAAGCAGTGGACTTGCATCGGAACAGATCAAATGTATCGGTGTGGATTTTACTTCCTGTACGATGCTTTCGGTTGATAGGAACGGCATACCTTTAAGCCGACAGGAACAGTGGAAGAATCACAAAAATGCATATGCAAAACTCTGGAAACATCATGGGGCACAGCGTTTTGCTGATCGGATCAATGCTGTTCTGGAAGAAAAGAATCTGCAGTACAGCCCTGTATTTGGGGGCAGAATCTCCTGCGAACTGATGATTCCGAAGATTATGGAAACACTTGCGGAGGATCCGGAGATTTATATGGCGGCAGACGCTTTTGTGGAAGCAGGAGACTGGGTCACACAGATGCTCACGCATACGGCAAACCGCAGTATATCAATGGCAGGTTACAAAGCCTGGTATGATAATGCCAACAGATATCCTGAGGCTAACCTGTTGGCTTCGTTTGATCCGGCGCTGGAGAACGTAGTATCAGATAAATTGGCCGGAAATATCTGTCCGATTGGAACACCGGTTGGAACGCTTACCACGGAATGGGCTGATATTCTGGGCCTTTGTCCCGGACTTCCGGTTGCACCTGCCATCATTGATTCTCATGCCGGTGTTCCGGGATGTGGTGTCAGCAGACCGGATCAGGCAATGCTTGTTCTGGGAACTTCCAGTGTGCTGATCAGCCTTGGTTCCGAAAAGTATTCTGAAAAAGGAATCTATGGAAATGTCCGTGATGCCATCGTTCCAGGATTCTATGCTCTGGAATCGGGGCTTGCATGTGCGGGGGATCTGTTATTTGCCGAATGCGGAGTATATGGAAATTTATGA